Proteins from a genomic interval of Micromonospora sp. NBC_00389:
- a CDS encoding sialidase family protein has translation MREGHRTRHPAGGRGYRRQAGVLLAVASLLASTLTAPFPAGAAEAGGARPGAPGAAPFVDEQVLYGQGEFGYACFRIPAVVRAANGMVLAFAEGRVDDCGDDGDIDLVLRRSADGGRTWGPLQVVVQGDGRTRGNPVPIVDERTGRVVVVGTSNGPAPCPNGCDRDPYLVTSDDNGATWSPVRELTEAKRPEWNFWYATGPMHGIQLERGPHAGRLVVGASFESYDGVSPHVYGTHLLYSDDGGLTWQIGAETSRDDGSVIAQEVTVVERTDGRIYALARERGTDPGHRAYAVSSDGGQTFDAPFRTIPDLETPDVQAALLRFGATDAGDGRNRILLSSPAHPVAREVMTVRSSFDEGRRWQNWDEGKVFHWGPSAYSDLVRLDGDEAALLYEAGQASPYETIRYARFNEAYLATPNGTPPGIPGPPAPGPTTPDTSPHHNPAYVRGGAQPTAGRYGDGLALDGVDDRIEVPFDRSVDLGGGDFTFATWIRYAETKGSHAIMWAYRTGGGTTPQVWLRAEPASNRIRALIMVDRFNISVSSPKAYNDGQWHHVVLQRVDGRLVLRVDGAEVAAAAVPPGSVTAGKEFGVHGIHLGQRVDGVDRFRGTLDEARLYRRALSPTELELIRERNLPIGGQLGLRLPLDTVR, from the coding sequence ATGAGAGAAGGGCATCGAACACGGCACCCCGCCGGCGGGCGTGGGTACCGCCGCCAGGCCGGCGTCCTGCTGGCCGTGGCCAGCCTGCTCGCCAGCACGCTCACCGCGCCGTTCCCGGCGGGCGCGGCCGAGGCGGGCGGCGCGCGGCCCGGGGCGCCAGGTGCCGCCCCGTTCGTCGACGAGCAGGTGCTCTACGGGCAGGGTGAATTCGGGTACGCCTGCTTCCGGATCCCGGCCGTCGTCCGGGCGGCGAACGGCATGGTCCTGGCGTTCGCCGAGGGCCGGGTCGACGACTGCGGCGACGACGGGGACATCGACCTGGTGCTGCGCCGGTCCGCCGACGGCGGACGCACCTGGGGGCCGCTCCAGGTGGTCGTCCAGGGCGACGGCCGAACCCGGGGCAACCCGGTGCCGATCGTCGACGAGCGCACCGGGCGGGTCGTGGTGGTGGGGACGAGCAACGGCCCCGCCCCGTGCCCGAACGGCTGCGACCGCGACCCCTACCTGGTCACCAGCGACGACAACGGTGCGACCTGGTCGCCGGTACGGGAGCTGACCGAGGCCAAGCGCCCGGAGTGGAACTTTTGGTACGCCACCGGGCCGATGCACGGCATCCAGCTTGAGCGTGGCCCGCACGCTGGGCGGCTGGTGGTCGGCGCTAGCTTCGAGAGCTACGACGGGGTGAGCCCGCACGTCTACGGCACGCACCTGCTCTACAGCGACGACGGTGGATTGACCTGGCAGATCGGCGCGGAGACGTCCCGGGACGACGGTTCGGTGATCGCCCAGGAGGTGACCGTCGTCGAGCGGACGGACGGCCGGATCTACGCGCTGGCCCGCGAACGGGGCACCGACCCGGGGCATCGGGCGTACGCGGTCAGCAGCGACGGCGGGCAGACGTTTGACGCACCCTTCCGGACCATCCCCGACCTGGAGACGCCCGACGTCCAGGCCGCGCTGCTGCGGTTCGGCGCGACCGACGCCGGCGACGGCCGGAACCGGATCCTGCTCTCGTCTCCCGCCCACCCGGTGGCGCGGGAGGTGATGACGGTTCGTTCCTCCTTCGACGAGGGGCGGCGCTGGCAGAACTGGGACGAGGGCAAGGTCTTCCACTGGGGGCCGAGCGCGTACTCGGACCTGGTCCGGCTGGATGGCGACGAGGCGGCCCTGCTGTACGAGGCGGGGCAGGCCAGCCCGTACGAGACCATCCGGTACGCCCGGTTCAACGAGGCCTACCTGGCGACCCCGAACGGCACGCCGCCGGGGATCCCGGGCCCGCCGGCGCCGGGCCCGACCACCCCTGACACTTCGCCCCACCACAACCCGGCGTACGTCCGCGGCGGGGCACAGCCGACGGCGGGGCGCTACGGCGACGGGCTGGCGCTGGACGGGGTGGACGACCGGATCGAGGTGCCGTTCGACCGCTCGGTAGACCTCGGGGGTGGGGATTTCACGTTCGCGACCTGGATCCGGTACGCGGAGACGAAGGGTTCGCACGCCATCATGTGGGCGTACCGCACCGGTGGCGGCACGACGCCGCAGGTCTGGCTGAGGGCGGAGCCGGCCAGCAACCGGATCCGCGCATTGATCATGGTGGACCGCTTCAACATCTCGGTCTCCTCGCCGAAGGCGTACAACGACGGACAGTGGCACCATGTGGTGCTGCAACGGGTCGACGGCCGGCTGGTTCTGCGGGTCGACGGTGCCGAGGTGGCCGCGGCGGCGGTGCCGCCCGGATCCGTCACCGCCGGTAAGGAGTTCGGTGTGCACGGCATCCATCTCGGGCAGCGGGTGGACGGCGTGGACCGCTTCCGCGGCACGCTCGACGAGGCCCGCCTGTACCGCCGGGCGCTGTCGCCCACCGAGCTCGAGCTAATCCGCGAGCGGAACCTGCCGATCGGCGGCCAACTCGGCCTGCGGCTCCCGCTGGACACCGTGCGCTGA
- a CDS encoding beta-galactosidase produces MTMPRIMFGGDYNPEQWPEDVWAEDMKLMVEAGVSLVSVGIFAWARVEPRPGEYDFGWFDRVLDRLAEAGIGASLATMTASPPPWLSRLHPEVLPSRADGVTLWPGARQHYCPSSPVYREHAARLVEQVATRYGDHPALRLWHIGNEYGCHVRACYCDVSAADFRRWLRERYGDVDRLNAAWSTTFWSQRYDDWSEVLPPRTAPTFGNPAHKLDFARFSNDAILACYTLERDILRRHTPDVPVTTNFTGVVHKPIDSFRWAAEQDVVSLDSYPDPYDPRTHIDAGFGYDLVRSARRGQPWLLMEQAPSAVNWRERNAPKPPGVMRLWSWQAVAHGADGVLFFQWRQAAGGAEKFHSAMLPNAGAHTRTHREVRDLGAEVAATAELAGTRVRAEVALLHDWPNWWAVEGEAHPAPLDLLAAHRAHYTPLFDAHVTCDVVPPDADLAGYRLVIVPNLYLLSDATAAALREHVDRGGVLLVSYFTGVVDGTERLHPGGAPGPLRDVLGLRVEEFWPLPAEGTIGLDVGGRQGRGLEWSECVEPAGAQVMGRFTEGELAGRPAVLRHRHGAGAAWYLATRPDPALMRTVLDQVRAEAGVAPVLPDLPDGVQAVRRHGDDRSYLFLLNHGDTQATVALPSPAVDLLGDADRPTERVTLPPRGVAVLRS; encoded by the coding sequence ATGACCATGCCCCGAATCATGTTCGGCGGTGACTACAACCCGGAACAGTGGCCGGAGGACGTCTGGGCCGAGGACATGAAGCTGATGGTGGAGGCGGGCGTCTCGCTGGTGTCGGTGGGCATCTTCGCGTGGGCCCGGGTGGAGCCCAGGCCCGGCGAGTATGACTTCGGCTGGTTCGACCGGGTGCTGGACCGCCTGGCGGAGGCGGGCATCGGCGCGAGCCTGGCCACGATGACCGCCTCGCCACCGCCCTGGTTGTCCCGGCTGCACCCCGAGGTGCTACCCAGCAGGGCGGACGGCGTGACGCTCTGGCCCGGCGCCCGCCAGCACTACTGCCCGTCCAGCCCGGTCTACCGGGAACACGCCGCCCGGCTGGTCGAACAAGTCGCCACCCGCTACGGCGACCACCCGGCCCTGCGGCTGTGGCACATCGGCAACGAGTACGGCTGCCACGTGCGGGCCTGCTACTGCGACGTGTCCGCGGCGGACTTCCGGCGCTGGCTGCGCGAACGCTACGGCGACGTCGACAGGCTCAACGCCGCCTGGTCCACCACCTTCTGGTCCCAGCGCTACGACGACTGGTCGGAGGTCCTGCCCCCGCGCACAGCGCCCACCTTCGGCAACCCCGCCCACAAGCTCGACTTTGCCCGCTTCAGCAACGACGCGATCCTCGCCTGCTACACCCTGGAACGCGACATCCTGCGCCGGCACACCCCGGACGTCCCGGTGACCACGAACTTCACCGGCGTCGTGCACAAGCCGATCGACTCCTTCCGCTGGGCCGCCGAGCAGGACGTCGTCAGCCTCGACAGTTATCCCGACCCGTACGACCCGCGCACGCACATCGACGCCGGGTTCGGCTACGACCTCGTCCGCTCGGCCCGTCGAGGGCAACCCTGGCTGCTCATGGAGCAGGCACCGAGCGCGGTCAACTGGCGGGAGCGCAACGCCCCCAAGCCGCCCGGAGTGATGCGGCTGTGGAGCTGGCAGGCGGTCGCCCACGGCGCCGACGGGGTGCTGTTCTTCCAGTGGCGGCAGGCGGCGGGCGGCGCCGAGAAGTTCCATTCAGCGATGCTGCCGAACGCCGGTGCGCACACTCGGACCCACCGCGAGGTGCGCGACCTCGGCGCCGAGGTCGCCGCCACGGCCGAACTGGCCGGCACCCGGGTACGGGCCGAGGTGGCCCTGCTGCACGACTGGCCGAACTGGTGGGCGGTGGAGGGCGAGGCTCACCCGGCCCCGCTGGACCTCTTGGCGGCCCACCGGGCGCACTACACGCCGCTGTTCGACGCCCACGTCACCTGCGACGTCGTGCCACCCGATGCCGACCTGGCCGGATACCGCCTGGTGATCGTGCCCAACCTGTACCTGCTGTCGGACGCGACGGCCGCCGCGCTCCGCGAGCACGTGGACCGCGGCGGGGTTCTGCTGGTGTCCTACTTCACGGGTGTGGTCGACGGCACCGAGCGGCTTCATCCGGGGGGCGCGCCGGGGCCGTTGCGGGACGTGCTCGGACTGCGGGTGGAGGAGTTCTGGCCCCTACCCGCCGAGGGCACGATCGGCCTGGACGTCGGCGGCCGGCAGGGTCGGGGCCTGGAATGGTCGGAATGCGTCGAGCCGGCGGGGGCGCAGGTGATGGGGAGGTTCACCGAGGGCGAGTTGGCCGGCCGACCCGCGGTGCTCCGGCACCGCCACGGAGCCGGGGCCGCCTGGTACCTGGCGACCCGCCCCGACCCGGCGCTGATGCGCACGGTGCTCGACCAGGTCCGAGCGGAGGCCGGAGTCGCACCGGTCCTGCCCGACCTGCCCGACGGCGTGCAGGCCGTCCGCCGCCACGGCGACGACCGGTCGTACCTGTTCCTGCTCAACCACGGCGACACGCAGGCGACAGTGGCGCTCCCGTCCCCGGCCGTCGACCTGCTCGGTGACGCGGACCGCCCGACCGAGCGCGTCACCCTGCCGCCGCGCGGCGTCGCCGTCCTGCGCTCCTGA
- a CDS encoding acetylxylan esterase, translated as MLTDWPLDTLRDYRPTRTEPDDFDEFWTATIGEAAAAAWPARLDPYDAGLAAVEVYDVTFAGYAGQPIRAWLLLPRHRPAPLPCVVEYIGYGSGRGLPHDWLFWSAAGYAHLVMDTRGQGAAGSLAGDTPDPDPSGAPQGNGFLTRGVTDPGSYYYRRVFADAVRAVATARLLPQVDPTRIVVAGGSQGGGIALAAAGLVDGLAGVLADVPFLCHFRRAIDVTDAGPYAELASYLQTRRGEVDRVFNTLGYVDGVNFASRITAPALLSVALMDRICPPSTVFAAYHHCASADKDIVVWPYNGHEGGAGFQRAEQLRWLGKRVPVGGPSTP; from the coding sequence GTGCTCACCGACTGGCCACTCGACACGCTGCGCGACTACCGGCCCACCCGGACCGAACCCGACGACTTCGACGAATTCTGGACCGCGACGATCGGCGAGGCCGCGGCCGCCGCCTGGCCGGCCCGTCTCGACCCGTACGACGCGGGGTTGGCCGCGGTGGAGGTGTACGACGTCACCTTCGCCGGTTACGCCGGCCAGCCGATACGCGCATGGCTGCTGCTGCCCCGCCACCGGCCCGCCCCGCTGCCCTGCGTGGTCGAGTACATCGGCTACGGCAGCGGCCGTGGCCTGCCGCACGACTGGCTCTTCTGGAGCGCCGCCGGCTACGCCCACCTGGTCATGGACACCCGGGGCCAGGGCGCTGCCGGCTCGCTGGCCGGGGACACTCCCGACCCGGACCCGTCCGGGGCGCCCCAGGGCAACGGCTTCCTCACCCGGGGAGTCACCGACCCCGGCAGCTACTACTACCGCCGGGTCTTCGCCGACGCGGTGCGGGCCGTGGCGACCGCCCGGCTCCTCCCGCAGGTCGATCCGACCCGGATCGTCGTCGCCGGGGGCAGCCAGGGCGGTGGCATCGCGCTCGCCGCGGCCGGGCTGGTCGACGGCCTGGCCGGAGTGCTCGCCGACGTGCCCTTCCTGTGCCACTTCCGCCGGGCGATCGACGTAACCGACGCCGGCCCGTACGCGGAACTGGCGTCGTACCTGCAGACCCGCCGCGGTGAGGTGGACCGGGTGTTCAACACCCTGGGGTACGTCGACGGGGTCAACTTCGCGTCCCGGATCACGGCCCCCGCGCTGCTGTCGGTGGCGCTCATGGACCGGATCTGCCCCCCGTCGACCGTCTTCGCCGCGTACCACCACTGCGCGAGCGCGGACAAGGACATCGTGGTCTGGCCCTACAACGGGCACGAGGGAGGGGCCGGCTTCCAGCGGGCGGAGCAGCTGCGCTGGCTCGGCAAGCGGGTACCCGTTGGCGGCCCCTCGACCCCGTGA
- a CDS encoding dihydrodipicolinate synthase family protein: protein MTIAAALTGVIPPVCTPLTPDFEVDIRSLTRLVDHQLRGGVDALFVLGSSSEVAFLPDSHRRIVLDTVIGHVAGQVPVLAGVIDMTTPRVLDHARVAAKARAAGLVATAPFYARTHPVEIDTHYRTIADRTGLPLYAYDLPVSVHTKLGAELVLGLAADGVLAGVKDSSGDDAGLRGLLLGRRDRPDLTGFSVLTGSELTVDSALWMGADGVVPGLGNVDPDGYVRLYQSAAKGDWVAARTEQERLFRMFELVFVGAHRMGMSSSPLGAFKAALHLRGIIDHPTTALPQVPLNGEETARVGRYLADAGLL from the coding sequence ATGACCATCGCCGCCGCACTCACCGGCGTCATTCCCCCGGTGTGCACCCCGCTCACCCCCGACTTCGAGGTGGACATCCGGTCGCTCACCCGGCTCGTCGACCACCAGCTCCGGGGCGGGGTGGACGCGCTGTTCGTGCTCGGCTCCTCGTCGGAGGTGGCCTTCCTGCCCGACTCGCACCGGCGGATCGTGTTGGACACGGTGATCGGTCACGTCGCGGGTCAGGTGCCGGTGCTCGCCGGCGTCATAGACATGACCACTCCACGGGTGCTGGACCACGCCCGGGTCGCCGCGAAGGCCAGGGCGGCGGGACTCGTCGCCACCGCGCCGTTCTACGCCCGCACCCACCCCGTGGAGATCGACACGCACTACCGGACCATCGCCGACCGGACCGGCCTGCCGCTGTACGCGTACGACCTGCCGGTGTCGGTGCACACCAAGCTCGGCGCGGAGCTGGTGCTCGGGCTGGCCGCAGACGGGGTGCTGGCCGGTGTCAAGGACTCCAGCGGCGACGACGCCGGCCTGCGGGGGCTGCTCCTCGGCCGGCGGGACCGGCCGGACCTCACCGGATTCAGCGTGCTGACCGGTTCGGAGCTCACCGTCGACTCGGCTTTGTGGATGGGCGCCGACGGTGTCGTGCCCGGCCTGGGCAACGTCGACCCGGACGGCTACGTGCGGCTGTACCAGTCCGCGGCCAAGGGTGACTGGGTGGCGGCGCGGACGGAGCAGGAGCGGCTGTTCCGGATGTTCGAGCTGGTGTTCGTGGGAGCGCACCGGATGGGGATGAGTTCCTCACCGCTTGGCGCGTTCAAGGCGGCGCTGCACCTCCGGGGGATCATCGACCATCCGACCACCGCCCTGCCGCAGGTGCCGCTGAACGGCGAGGAGACCGCCCGGGTCGGCCGGTACCTGGCCGACGCCGGGCTGCTCTGA
- a CDS encoding sialidase family protein gives MSRSPRSMITLGAVALAASLVVGAPPATAEPAAPTHRCDTSVPFVSGTEGYTGFRIPAVVTTRSGILLAFAEGRHGSLADAGNIDLVLKRSGDGGCTWGPLQVVQDRGPDTAGNPAPVLTASGRLVLLSTTNSADASEAEIMRGEVTAEQSRRVFVQHSDDEGATWSAPREITGQAKAQNWRWYATGPGHALRLAGTAHRGRLVVPANHSIAPPAGSADLGTEAKYYGGHLLYSDDDGVNWQIGAVDDNPDGYVNVNESTAAQLPDGRLYLNTREHNGSGPGNRADTYSADGGQSLVLPYRPQATLVGPVVQASVLQVTGPKAPLLFSGPADPASRAAMTLRISTDQGATWWPALALSGLPAGYSDLVQMDARTVGVLYETGNFGPYETITFRRIPTGELKPRG, from the coding sequence ATGTCCCGGTCACCCCGTTCGATGATCACTCTCGGCGCTGTCGCGCTCGCCGCCTCCCTGGTCGTCGGGGCCCCGCCCGCGACGGCCGAACCGGCGGCACCCACGCACCGATGCGACACCTCCGTGCCGTTCGTCTCCGGCACCGAGGGCTACACCGGATTCCGGATCCCGGCCGTCGTCACCACCCGGTCCGGCATCCTGCTCGCCTTCGCCGAGGGGCGACACGGCTCGTTGGCCGATGCCGGCAACATCGACCTCGTCCTCAAGCGGTCCGGTGACGGCGGATGCACCTGGGGGCCGTTGCAGGTGGTGCAGGACCGCGGTCCGGACACCGCCGGGAACCCCGCGCCAGTCCTGACGGCGAGTGGCCGTCTCGTCCTGCTGTCCACGACCAACTCCGCCGACGCGTCGGAGGCCGAGATCATGCGCGGTGAGGTCACGGCCGAGCAGAGCCGCCGGGTCTTCGTCCAGCACAGCGACGACGAGGGAGCCACCTGGTCCGCTCCTCGGGAGATCACCGGGCAGGCGAAGGCGCAGAACTGGCGGTGGTACGCGACGGGGCCGGGCCACGCTCTGCGCCTGGCCGGCACGGCCCACCGGGGCCGGCTGGTCGTGCCCGCCAACCACTCGATCGCGCCGCCGGCCGGCTCGGCCGATCTCGGCACCGAGGCCAAGTACTACGGCGGCCATCTGCTCTACAGCGACGACGACGGCGTGAACTGGCAGATCGGGGCGGTCGACGACAACCCGGACGGCTACGTGAACGTCAACGAGTCCACGGCCGCACAGCTGCCGGACGGCCGGCTCTACCTGAACACTCGGGAGCACAACGGCAGCGGGCCGGGGAACCGGGCCGACACTTACAGCGCCGACGGCGGCCAGTCGTTGGTGCTGCCGTACCGGCCGCAGGCGACGCTGGTGGGGCCGGTTGTGCAGGCCAGCGTCCTGCAGGTGACCGGCCCGAAGGCGCCACTGCTCTTCTCCGGGCCCGCCGATCCGGCCAGCCGGGCCGCGATGACGCTGCGGATCAGCACGGACCAGGGCGCCACCTGGTGGCCGGCCCTGGCGCTGTCCGGCCTTCCCGCCGGCTACTCCGACCTGGTGCAGATGGACGCGCGTACGGTCGGTGTGCTCTACGAGACCGGCAACTTCGGCCCGTACGAGACCATTACCTTCCGCCGGATCCCCACCGGCGAGCTGAAGCCGCGAGGGTGA
- a CDS encoding FadR/GntR family transcriptional regulator, with the protein MRARTRETLQDRIVALIHDRQLAPGAPMPTEPQLMELLGASRNSVREAIRALQALGIVEIRHGFGTFVGHAPLDVLTPSLTFRVRTRPGHGVRALHDLVAVREILETGLIASVALDVSEARLAALDALVTAMARDKEADRAFHSLLYESCDNELVLQLIGLFWDVYHEAEPALGPPEDRAADIVANHRRIVEALRNRDGSGAQEAMRRHFRDVKARITRAERWLAEAGQQPG; encoded by the coding sequence ATGCGGGCACGCACGAGGGAGACCCTGCAGGACCGCATCGTCGCCCTCATTCACGATCGTCAACTCGCGCCCGGCGCCCCGATGCCGACCGAGCCGCAGTTGATGGAGCTGCTCGGTGCCAGCCGCAACAGCGTGCGGGAGGCGATCCGCGCCCTGCAGGCGCTGGGCATCGTGGAGATCCGGCACGGCTTCGGCACGTTCGTGGGGCATGCGCCGCTGGACGTCCTCACCCCGTCGCTGACGTTCCGGGTGCGCACCCGGCCCGGGCACGGCGTGCGGGCGCTGCACGATCTGGTGGCCGTTCGCGAGATTCTGGAGACGGGGCTCATCGCCTCGGTGGCACTCGACGTCAGCGAGGCCCGCCTGGCGGCCCTGGACGCCCTGGTCACAGCGATGGCCAGGGACAAGGAGGCGGACCGGGCCTTCCACTCGTTGCTCTACGAGTCCTGTGACAACGAACTCGTGCTCCAGTTGATCGGGCTGTTCTGGGACGTCTACCACGAGGCGGAGCCGGCGCTCGGGCCACCCGAGGACCGGGCGGCGGACATCGTCGCCAATCACCGGCGGATCGTCGAGGCGCTGCGCAACCGCGACGGTAGCGGCGCCCAGGAGGCGATGCGCCGGCACTTCCGCGACGTCAAGGCCAGGATCACCCGGGCCGAGCGCTGGCTCGCCGAGGCGGGTCAACAGCCGGGCTGA
- a CDS encoding ABC transporter ATP-binding protein yields the protein MNPTEPTGTPLLELADVHVVHRARSGGLFARDRVYALTGADLIVAPGETVGIVGESGCGKSTLARVLVALQRPTAGTVRFRGEDVWATPESRRRRMIGATTGMVFQDPSTALNRRLSVRQILRDPLDVHRRGAPGERERRVRELLDLVGLPASSADLLPGQLSGGQRQRVAIARALALEPNLVVADEPTSALDVSVRAQILNLLLDLKDQLGLAMVFVSHDIQTVRRMSDRVVTMYLGRIVEQAPARSVPGQARHPYTRALFSATPGLLSPIDPIPLSGLVPSATRPPSGCPFRTRCWKADDDTCARELPAVQGRTDGHLFRCHHPVPVGATDLELISQAQERP from the coding sequence GTGAACCCGACCGAACCGACAGGCACCCCCCTGCTGGAACTCGCTGACGTGCACGTCGTCCACCGGGCCCGTTCGGGTGGCCTCTTCGCCCGCGACCGGGTGTACGCGCTGACCGGCGCGGATCTCATCGTCGCGCCCGGGGAGACGGTCGGGATCGTGGGCGAGTCGGGCTGCGGCAAGTCGACGCTGGCCCGCGTGCTGGTCGCGCTGCAGCGCCCGACCGCCGGGACCGTCCGCTTCCGGGGCGAGGACGTGTGGGCAACGCCGGAGTCGCGGCGCCGCCGGATGATCGGCGCCACGACCGGCATGGTCTTCCAGGACCCGTCGACCGCGTTGAACCGCCGCCTGTCCGTCCGGCAGATCCTGCGGGACCCGCTGGACGTGCACCGGCGCGGGGCACCGGGCGAGCGAGAGCGGCGGGTCCGTGAGCTGCTCGACCTCGTCGGACTGCCGGCCAGCTCCGCCGACCTGCTGCCCGGCCAGCTCTCCGGCGGGCAGAGGCAGCGGGTCGCCATCGCCCGGGCCCTGGCGCTGGAACCTAACCTGGTGGTGGCCGACGAGCCAACGAGCGCGCTGGACGTGTCGGTGCGGGCCCAGATCCTCAACCTGCTGCTGGACCTCAAGGACCAGCTCGGGCTCGCCATGGTCTTCGTCTCGCACGACATCCAGACGGTACGGCGGATGAGTGACCGGGTGGTCACCATGTACCTCGGGCGGATCGTGGAGCAGGCACCCGCCCGGTCCGTGCCCGGGCAGGCACGGCACCCGTACACGCGGGCGCTGTTCTCCGCGACCCCGGGCCTGCTCTCGCCGATCGACCCGATCCCGCTGTCCGGCCTCGTCCCCTCGGCGACCCGGCCGCCGTCCGGGTGCCCGTTCCGCACCCGATGTTGGAAGGCGGACGACGACACCTGCGCGCGTGAACTCCCCGCGGTGCAGGGCCGGACGGACGGGCACCTGTTCCGCTGCCACCACCCCGTACCGGTCGGCGCCACCGACCTCGAACTGATCAGCCAAGCACAGGAGCGTCCATGA